The following are from one region of the Quercus robur chromosome 1, dhQueRobu3.1, whole genome shotgun sequence genome:
- the LOC126717923 gene encoding G-type lectin S-receptor-like serine/threonine-protein kinase LECRK2, whose protein sequence is MALQLSYLLSLLLLVLLLPYSTTAQTSNNQSLGSSLIAQEKGSYWASPSGDFAFGFQQIGNGGYLLAIWFNKIPEKTIVWSAKRDTLVPTGSKVQLTKDGKLILSDPTGTEIWNSESGNLGVVYAAMLDTGNFVLASQDGGHLWQSFDLPTDTMLPSQTMSLGRKLVAHYSERNNSNGRFQFALKTDGNLQLQTLAYPLDYWSNTAYWESRTNGSGFQVVFNESGSIYLTAKNGSILTTVSLNSVSKQDFYQRAVMEYDGVLIHYVYQKSSTSTSNAWSILSLLPKNICEIAEDIGSGACGFNSYCEPGDDGRPNCKCPTGYTLIDPNDVMKGCRQNFLPQSCDEASSETDQFDLSEMGSVNWLFGDYGRYDGVTEDWCRKACLGDCFCAMAVFGGGRCWKKKSPLSNGKKDPIEAATKVLIKIRKDNSTFNPSGTDLKKKNHSIVRLILSVLLGSSMFLNLLLLATFLLAFRFKYWKLKARNPYPVTPVMNLRSYTYEELIEATNGFKEELGRGAFAKVYKGVLEYEDRKLVAVKRLNTLEREGDMEFNAEVSAIGRTNHRNLVQLLGFCNEGEHRLLVYEFMSNGSLASFLFGGSRPYWHQRIQIALETARGLFYLHEECSTQIIHCDIKPQNILLDDSFSARISDFGLAKLLKADQTRTTTGIRGTKGYVAPEWFRNMPVTIKVDVYSFGILLLELICCRKSFEAEAKDEDQMILSNWAYDCYSNKKVDLLVENDEEAINDMKRLEKYVMIAIWCIQEDPSQRPTMKKVIQMMEGSIEVSVPPG, encoded by the coding sequence ATGGCTTTACAACTATCATATCTTCTCTCCTTGTTGCTTCTTGTTCTGTTGCTGCCATATTCCACCACTGCTCAAACTTCCAACAACCAATCTCTAGGCTCATCCCTTATTGCACAAGAAAAAGGCTCTTACTGGGCATCACCTTCTGGTGACTTTGCTTTTGGTTTCCAACAAATTGGAAATGGAGGCTATCTACTAGCTATATGGTTCAACAAAATACCTGAAAAAACCATTGTCTGGTCAGCTAAAAGAGATACTCTAGTGCCAACAGGATCCAAAGTTCAACTTACAAAAGATGGCAAATTGATACTCAGTGACCCAACAGGCACAGAGATATGGAATTCTGAGTCAGGCAATTTAGGAGTTGTCTATGCAGCCATGCTTGACACCGGAAACTTTGTGCTGGCAAGCCAGGATGGTGGCCATTTGTGGCAGAGTTTTGATCTTCCGACAGACACAATGTTACCTTCACAAACAATGAGCCTGGGAAGAAAGCTTGTAGCTCATTACTCAGAAAGGAATAACTCTAATGGAAGGTTCCAGTTTGCACTAAAAACGGATGGAAATCTTCAGCTTCAAACTTTAGCATACCCTTTAGATTATTGGTCTAATACTGCTTATTGGGAAAGTAGAACTAATGGCAGTGGCTTTCAGGTGGTCTTCAATGAGTCTGGCTCTATATACCTCACAGCTAAAAACGGAAGCATACTTACGACGGTATCATTAAATTCTGTTTCTAAACAGGACTTCTATCAAAGAGCAGTCATGGAATATGATGGAGTTCTTATACATTATGTTTACCAAAAAAGCAGCACTAGTACTTCAAATGCCTGGTCCATTTTGTCCTTGCTGCCTAAAAACATATGCGAAATTGCAGAAGACATAGGCAGTGGAGCTTGTGGGTTCAACAGCTACTGCGAGCCAGGAGATGATGGAAGACCAAATTGCAAATGCCCAACAGGATACACCCTCATTGATCCAAATGATGTTATGAAAGGTTGCAGACAGAACTTTCTTCCACAAAGTTGTGATGAAGCATCTTCAGAAACCGATCAGTTTGATTTAAGTGAAATGGGAAGTGTAAATTGGCTCTTTGGCGATTATGGACGTTATGATGGCGTAACTGAGGATTGGTGCAGGAAAGCTTGCTTGGGTGATTGTTTTTGTGCAATGGCTGTTTTTGGAGGTGGGCGGTGTTGGAAGAAGAAAAGTCCTCTTTCAAATGGGAAGAAGGACCCCATAGAAGCTGCAACCAAAGTTCTAATCAAAATAAGGAAAGATAATTCTACTTTTAACCCATCAGGTAcagatttgaagaagaaaaatcattcAATTGTGAGACTTATTCTGTCGGTGCTCCTTGGCAGCTCGATGTTTCTGAACTTACTCTTGTTGGCTACCTTTCTGCTTGCTTTTCGTTTCAAATATTGGAAACTAAAGGCCCGTAATCCATACCCAGTCACGCCAGTCATGAATTTGCGAAGTTACACTTACGAGGAACTAATAGAAGCCACAAATGGGTTCAAGGAAGAGCTAGGGAGGGGTGCCTTTGCAAAAGTTTATAAAGGGGTTCTAGAATATGAGGACAGAAAACTAGTTGCAGTCAAAAGGTTGAATACTTTGGAGAGAGAAGGCGATATGGAGTTCAATGCGGAAGTGAGTGCTATTGGAAGAACAAACCACAGAAATTTGGTCCAACTACTAGGATTCTGCAATGAGGGGGAGCATCGGCTTCTTGTATATGAATTCATGAGTAATGGTTCTCTAGCAAGCTTTCTATTTGGGGGTTCGCGGCCATATTGGCACCAAAGAATTCAAATTGCATTAGAAACGGCAAGAGGGCTCTTTTACTTACATGAAGAATGCAGCACCCAAATCATACATTGTGATATCAAGCCACAGAACATCCTCCTGGATGACTCTTTTTCAGCTAGAATTTCTGACTTCGGATTAGCTAAGCTTTTGAAAGCAGATCAGACTCGTACTACTACTGGAATCAGGGGAACTAAAGGGTATGTTGCACCTGAATGGTTCAGAAACATGCCTGTTACAATTAAGGTGGATGTCTACAGCTTTGGCATTTTGTTGCTAGAGCTCATTTGTTGTAGGAAGAGTTTTGAAGCAGAGGCAAAGGATGAGGATCAAATGATACTGTCTAATTGGGCGTATGATTGCTATAGTAACAAGAAAGTGGATCTGTTAGTGGAGAATGATGAGGAGGCAATAAATGACATGAAGAGATTGGAGAAATATGTGATGATTGCAATATGGTGCATTCAGGAGGATCCATCCCAAAGGCCAACAATGAAGAAAGTGATACAAATGATGGAAGGATCAATTGAGGTCTCAGTTCCTCCAGGTTAA